The following coding sequences are from one Triticum aestivum cultivar Chinese Spring chromosome 5A, IWGSC CS RefSeq v2.1, whole genome shotgun sequence window:
- the LOC123102392 gene encoding F-box/FBD/LRR-repeat protein At5g53840, with the protein MRRREPPPPLPAAGGPMTRRRKLAESEPPAEDTISDLPDAVLGEIISLLPTKDGARTQILASRWRHLWRSAPLNLDCRGLNHGDELAGALSRIISSHQGPCRRLCIHADLLDAPSTTVDSLLRSDALGNLQELEFSCFERPPPASIFRFSPTLRVVTIECSNLPDSTVQGIHFPLLQQLGLEFVCISECSLHSLIASCPVLESLLIHRSFGFACIQINSLSLKSVGLDSYAVWENNKVALQLQELIINNAPCLERLLLLHQETGLHISVIAAPKLETIGFLSDGYYECSQDHLYRLAFGSTVILGLHVDNLEMAVCTVKILAIQMKALCLDTVIDLLTCFPCLEKLYIRARTSESSNLWRRKHRNLINCLDIRLKTIVLKSYRGIKSQVNFVTFFVLNARMLESMTLQVETSYYNEEFLVEQRRKLQLQDRVSRGAQFHFTTGICIRTNWDIKHVRDLDVVDPFVRRC; encoded by the exons ATGCGGCGGCGCGAGCCTCCTCCGCCACTGCCGGCGGCCGGCGGCCCTATGACCCGAAGAAGAAAGTTGGCGGAATCTGAACCGCCGGCCGAAGACACCATCAGCGACCTCCCCGACGCCGTCCTCGGCGAGATCATCTCGCTCCTCCCCaccaaggacggcgcccgcacccaGATCCTCGCGTCCCGGTGGCGCCACCTCTGGCGCTCCGCCCCTCTCAACCTCGACTGCCGCGGCCTCAACCACGGGGATGAGCTCGCTGGTGCCTTATCACGCATCATTTCTTCCCACCAAGGCCCCTGCCGCCGCCTCTGCATCCACGCCGACCTCCTTGACGCCCCATCCACTACCGTGGACTCCTTGCTCCGGTCCGACGCTCTGGGCAACCTCCAGGAGCTTGAGTTCTCATGCTTCGAGCGGCCGCCGCCGGCATCAATCTTCCGATTCTCGCCCACCCTCCGTGTTGTCACCATCGAATGTTCCAACCTCCCCGACAGCACCGTCCAAGGGATTCACTTTCCCCTGCTTCAGCAGCTCGGGCTTGAATTTGTCTGCATCTCCGAGTGCTCGCTGCATAGCCTGATTGCCAGCTGCCCCGTCCTGGAGTCCCTTCTGATTCACCGCAGTTTTGGCTTTGCCTGCATCCAAATTAACTCGCTTTCCCTTAAAAGCGTTGGTCTTGATAGTTATGCTGTTTGGGAAAATAACAAAGTCGCGTTACAGTTACAGGAACTCATCATCAACAATGCTCCTTGTCTTGAAAGGTTACTGCTTCTTCATCAGGAAACCGGTCTGCACATATCAGTAATTGcggcacctaaactggagaccatAGGCTTCCTTTCTGATGGGTATTACGAGTGCAGTCAGGATCACCTCTACAGACTTGCGTTTGGATCCACAGTTATTCTG GGATTACATGTAGATAATCTGGAGATGGCGGTGTGCACGGTCAAGATTTTAGCTATCCAGATGAAAGCTCTTTGTTTGGATACGGTTATTGACTTGCTGACATGCTTTCCATGCTTGGAGAAGCTGTACATTAGG GCACGTACTTCAGAGTCAAGCAACTTGTGGCGTCGTAAACACCGGAATCTGATCAATTGTCTTGACATCCGTCTGAAGACGATAGTTCTGAAATCATATCGGGGCATCAAGTCTCAAGTTAACTTTGTTACGTTCTTTGTATTGAACGCGAGAATGCTAGAGTCCATGACACTTCAGGTTGAAACCAGTTATTACAATGAGGAGTTCTTGGTAGAACAACGTAGGAAACTTCAGCTGCAGGACAGAGTTTCAAGAGGTGCCCAGTTTCATTTTACAACTGGTATATGTATCCGCACTAACTGG
- the LOC123106627 gene encoding F-box/FBD/LRR-repeat protein At1g13570, giving the protein MEARGPMPKRTKFTAPPSAHNQQPPPGAGEDEESADRISNLPDAILGEIVSRLPTNQGARTQILAHRWRHIWSSAPLSIDCEGLPADNEVLAGIVSRTVSTHPPPCRRFCVPSCFLGDRASTVDKWLRTPALDNLQELEFWFKPYYRPQPLQQPPPSSMFRFSATLCVATIGNCNLPDSTVQGLHFPLLKQLGLELVSISECSLHSLIASCPALECLLVSHGFGFRCLRINSLTLRSFAVKNYRKGNDQLKELIVENAPCLQRLLHLDFDYGLHISVVSAPKLESIGCLSDGFYISKEDDLSRLVFGSTVIQGLRVDRLTTVVHTVKNLAVNMKLLSLDTIIELMRCFPCLEKMYIESESKKEKSVRGRRHRNLTKCPNIRLKTIVFECYEGIKSDIEFASFFVLNATVLELMTLQIGARDYNEKFLAEQRRKLQLENKASRGARFHFTTDRCARGVWDVHHVRDLDLTDPFV; this is encoded by the exons ATGGAGGCGCGCGGTCCTATGCCGAAGAGGACGAAATTTACGGCGCCCCCCTCCGCCCACAACCAACAACCGCCGCCCGGAGCGGGCGAGGATGAAGAAAGCGCCGACCGCATCAGCAACCTCCCCGACGCCATCCTCGGCGAAATCGTCTCCCGCCTCCCCACCAACCAAGGCGCCCGCACCCAGATCCTCGCGCACCGGTGGCGCCACATCTGGAGCTCCGCGCCTCTTAGCATCGACTGCGAGGGCCTCCCCGCCGATAACGAGGTACTCGCCGGCATCGTCTCGCGCACGGTTTCAACGCATCCGCCCCCCTGCCGCCGCTTCTGCGTCCCCTCGTGCTTCCTCGGCGACCGAGCCTCCACGGTGGACAAATGGCTCCGAACCCCCGCCCTGGACAACCTCCAGGAGCTGGAGTTCTGGTTCAAACCGTACTATCGACCGCAGCCGCTGCAGCAGCCGCCACCATCGTCCATGTTCCGCTTCTCGGCCACGCTCTGTGTTGCCACCATCGGAAACTGCAACCTTCCGGACAGCACCGTCCAAGGGCTTCACTTCCCCCTGCTTAAGCAGCTCGGACTTGAACTTGTCAGCATCTCGGAGTGCTCACTGCACAGCTTGATTGCCAGTTGCCCTGCTTTGGAGTGCTTGCTGGTTAGCCATGGATTCGGCTTTCGCTGCCTCAGGATCAACTCCCTTACCCTTAGAAGCTTTGCTGTCAAGAACTATCGGAAAGGCAATGACCAGTTAAAGGAACTCATTGTCGAGAATGCACCTTGCCTTCAAAGGTTGCTGCATCTTGATTTTGACTATGGTCTGCATATATCGGTAGTGTCCGCGCCTAAACTGGAGAGCATAGGCTGCCTTTCTGATGGGTTTTACATTTCCAAAGAGGATGATCTCTCCAGACTCGTGTTTGGCTCCACGGTTATTCAG GGCTTGCGTGTCGATAGACTGACAACGGTGGTGCACACAGTGAAGAATTTAGCTGTCAATATGAAGCTTCTTAGTTTGGATACAATTATCGAGTTGATGCGATGCTTTCCGTGCTTGGAGAAGATGTACATTGAG TCAGAGTCGAAGAAGGAAAAAAGTGTGCGCGGTCGCAGACACCGGAATCTTACCAAATGTCCTAACATCCGTCTAAAGACAATAGTATTTGAATGTTATGAGGGTATTAAGTCTGACATTGAATTTGCTTCATTCTTTGTACTGAACGCTACAGTGCTTGAGTTAATGACACTTCAGATCGGGGCCAGGGATTACAATGAAAAATTCTTGGCAGAACAACGTAGGAAGCTTCAGCTAGAAAACAAGGCTTCAAGAGGTGCTCGGTTTCATTTTACAACTGATAGATGTGCCCGTGGTGTTTGGGATGTGCATCATGTCCGTGACTTGGATTTAACTGATCCATTTGTATGA